In Trichocoleus desertorum NBK24, the following are encoded in one genomic region:
- a CDS encoding Npun_F5749 family FMN-dependent PPOX-type flavoprotein, translated as MSFAPWRSPLAHALHRNRSQPEARFLQLATVHLNGQPANRTVVFRGFLDPTNQLKFVTNARSEKTGQIEQNPKAEACWYFVKTREQFRLAGVLTLVRAEHPGIELQQARKTAWQELSDAARLQFTWPTPGQPKQEAAAFASQPPDATEPLPHFCLLLLEPEQVDHLELRGDPQNRCLYQRDQNQAWSAQSINP; from the coding sequence ATGTCCTTTGCGCCTTGGCGATCGCCCCTTGCTCATGCTTTACATCGCAACCGTAGCCAGCCTGAGGCTCGTTTTTTGCAACTAGCGACAGTACACCTCAACGGCCAGCCTGCAAACCGGACAGTTGTGTTCCGAGGCTTTCTTGATCCCACAAACCAACTAAAGTTTGTCACCAACGCTCGCAGCGAGAAAACAGGCCAAATTGAGCAGAATCCCAAAGCAGAAGCCTGCTGGTATTTTGTTAAGACCAGAGAGCAATTTCGCCTTGCTGGTGTCCTCACTTTAGTGCGAGCTGAGCATCCAGGCATAGAGTTGCAACAAGCTCGTAAAACAGCTTGGCAAGAACTTTCAGATGCCGCACGTCTACAATTTACTTGGCCAACACCAGGACAGCCAAAACAAGAGGCTGCGGCTTTTGCGTCACAGCCTCCCGATGCGACAGAACCCCTGCCTCACTTCTGTCTACTCCTACTAGAACCAGAGCAGGTAGATCACCTAGAACTGCGTGGAGATCCACAAAATCGTTGTCTCTATCAAAGAGATCAAAACCAAGCTTGGTCTGCTCAGAGCATCAATCCCTAG
- the nrdJ gene encoding ribonucleoside-triphosphate reductase, adenosylcobalamin-dependent — protein MVRDLERVRPTSQFPETAPTANPVFFRTYSRRTDGRRETWEQVCDRTIEGIAKLGKLTDAEVDLLRRMQYQIKSLPSGRWLWIGGTDWIEKPENFSGAYNCTSTNVIDWRAFGLMMDLAMQGCGTGAILEPKYIDRLPAIRNRLNVTVSGEIGTTPADQRRSTTDVQIEGNQVQINVGDSRQGWVKSYQSLLELSSSDRFSGEVQVVVNLSDVRPAGETLKGFGGVANPIKLPELYDRCATILNRAVGRQLNSVECCLLIDAAAVTIVAGNIRRSAGMRQGDSNDAEFATAKDNLWQQDAEGNWRIDPERDALRMANHTRVFHRQPSEQECIEAVRKQFYSGEGAIQYAPEAIARSNSDLLPTPELKAEFLQVYEQGDIKQWIQNHYPQISIEEIEHRLGRYGLNPCGEITGADFHCNLAEVHLNQLDPHNPQEQEEAFTAGALSVAALLNHRFVEERYQWSREVDPIVGVSFTGLFDFFVRAFGVDWLHWWEAGRPDTVAGLEFKQKEQAYLSRWKEIVHQVVWEYCDRHGIKRPNRCTTVQPSGTKSLLTGASPGWHPPKAQRYIRRITFRKNDPVALACIEYGYSVVPSQSDKDENGNLLNDPFDPRVTEWLVEIPVEVPWANLPGADQIAIEKFSAEAQFDFYMQVQTHYTAHNTSATVELREDEVEPLARRIYQAIANQEGYISAALLARFDAPFPRLPFEKIDQQTYEQLQEGVQARRRTDNFYTALSRYDSGEATVEGPAGCDSDKCMMPETKN, from the coding sequence ATGGTTCGAGATCTAGAGCGGGTACGCCCAACCAGTCAATTTCCGGAAACAGCACCTACAGCCAATCCAGTTTTCTTTAGGACTTATAGCCGTAGAACTGATGGTCGGCGTGAAACCTGGGAACAAGTCTGCGATCGCACAATTGAAGGCATCGCCAAACTGGGTAAGCTCACTGACGCGGAAGTAGATTTGCTGCGGCGGATGCAGTACCAGATTAAGAGCTTGCCATCCGGTCGTTGGTTATGGATTGGGGGCACTGACTGGATCGAAAAACCAGAAAACTTTTCCGGCGCTTATAACTGCACCAGCACCAACGTCATCGACTGGCGAGCTTTTGGCTTAATGATGGATCTCGCCATGCAAGGATGCGGAACTGGGGCGATCTTAGAACCCAAATACATCGATCGCCTCCCTGCCATTCGTAACCGCTTGAATGTCACCGTTTCAGGCGAAATTGGCACTACCCCTGCTGATCAGCGTCGCAGCACCACAGATGTTCAGATTGAAGGCAACCAAGTTCAGATCAATGTCGGTGACAGCCGCCAAGGTTGGGTCAAGTCCTATCAGTCTTTGCTCGAACTCTCTAGCAGCGATCGCTTTTCTGGTGAAGTTCAAGTAGTTGTCAATCTCAGCGATGTCCGTCCGGCGGGTGAAACGCTAAAAGGCTTTGGTGGTGTTGCCAACCCGATCAAGTTACCCGAACTCTACGATCGCTGCGCTACCATCCTGAACCGAGCCGTCGGTCGCCAATTAAACTCCGTAGAATGCTGCTTGTTGATTGATGCTGCTGCGGTAACGATTGTCGCCGGAAACATTAGGCGCAGCGCGGGTATGCGTCAAGGGGATAGCAACGATGCAGAATTTGCAACAGCTAAGGACAATCTCTGGCAGCAAGATGCAGAGGGTAACTGGCGCATTGACCCCGAACGCGACGCTCTGCGGATGGCAAACCATACCAGAGTGTTTCACCGCCAACCTTCTGAGCAAGAGTGTATTGAGGCAGTTCGTAAGCAGTTCTACTCTGGGGAAGGCGCGATTCAATATGCTCCAGAAGCGATCGCCCGATCTAACTCTGACTTATTGCCTACACCAGAACTAAAAGCAGAATTCCTGCAAGTATATGAGCAGGGCGATATTAAACAGTGGATACAAAATCACTATCCTCAGATATCAATTGAGGAGATCGAGCACCGCTTAGGACGTTATGGTTTAAACCCATGCGGAGAGATCACGGGGGCCGACTTCCACTGCAACTTAGCAGAGGTACATCTTAATCAACTCGATCCTCACAATCCGCAAGAACAGGAAGAGGCTTTCACCGCTGGAGCGCTCTCTGTGGCGGCGCTGTTGAACCATCGATTTGTGGAAGAACGCTATCAATGGTCGCGGGAAGTTGACCCGATTGTGGGAGTCTCTTTCACGGGGCTGTTTGACTTCTTCGTCAGAGCCTTTGGCGTGGACTGGTTGCACTGGTGGGAAGCGGGTCGGCCCGATACTGTAGCTGGCTTAGAGTTTAAGCAGAAAGAGCAAGCTTATCTATCGCGCTGGAAAGAAATTGTGCATCAGGTGGTGTGGGAATACTGCGATCGCCACGGCATCAAGCGTCCTAACCGTTGCACTACTGTCCAGCCTTCCGGCACTAAGTCACTCCTGACAGGTGCATCTCCCGGTTGGCACCCGCCCAAAGCTCAGCGTTACATTCGGCGGATCACATTCCGTAAGAATGACCCCGTAGCGCTGGCTTGTATTGAGTACGGCTATAGTGTCGTGCCGTCTCAGTCGGATAAAGATGAGAATGGCAACCTACTCAACGATCCTTTTGACCCACGGGTGACAGAGTGGCTGGTCGAAATCCCGGTCGAGGTGCCTTGGGCCAACTTGCCAGGAGCCGATCAAATCGCGATCGAGAAGTTCTCCGCCGAAGCGCAGTTTGACTTCTACATGCAGGTGCAGACGCACTATACCGCTCATAACACCAGTGCCACGGTGGAGCTACGAGAAGATGAAGTTGAGCCTTTGGCCCGACGGATTTATCAGGCGATCGCGAATCAAGAAGGCTACATTAGTGCGGCTCTCTTGGCTCGATTTGATGCACCTTTCCCCCGTTTACCTTTCGAGAAGATCGATCAACAAACTTACGAACAGTTGCAGGAAGGGGTGCAGGCACGACGTAGAACTGATAACTTCTATACGGCCTTAAGCCGCTATGACTCTGGAGAGGCTACTGTTGAAGGCCCAGCGGGTTGCGACAGCGACAAATGCATGATGCCTGAGACAAAAAACTAG
- a CDS encoding GlsB/YeaQ/YmgE family stress response membrane protein — protein MNIIAWIILGLLVGAIAKAISPGRQGGGIVGTMFLGIIGALIGGSLGVFLQTGTFQLVATSLTLGGIFLAVLGAVIALFLWSLLTRQST, from the coding sequence ATGAATATTATTGCTTGGATCATTTTAGGGTTACTTGTAGGGGCGATCGCTAAAGCCATTTCCCCAGGTCGACAAGGTGGCGGTATTGTTGGCACAATGTTCTTAGGAATTATTGGTGCTCTAATCGGCGGTAGCTTAGGCGTATTTTTACAAACCGGGACTTTCCAACTTGTTGCAACTAGTCTCACCTTAGGGGGTATTTTCCTAGCAGTTTTAGGCGCAGTTATTGCCCTTTTTCTGTGGAGCTTATTGACTCGGCAGAGTACTTAG
- the argC gene encoding N-acetyl-gamma-glutamyl-phosphate reductase, protein MGDVGRVPVGIIGASGYGGVQLVRLLIDHPGVELVYLGGESSAGQAFAELYPHLNHRVDLVIEPIDLDQIAKRCQVVFLSLPNGLACQMAPTLLEKGCKVLDLSADYRFSNLETYENWYGKTRTDQAIAETAVYGLPELYRDRIAEAQLVGCPGCYPTASLLALSPLLKQGLIVPETAVIDGKSGTSGGGRQAKTNLLLAEADNSLSAYGVARHRHTPEIEEVCSDLAGHEVLVQFTPHLIPMVRGILSTVYATLRDPGLVREDLLTIYMAFYRSSPWVKILPSGVYPQTKWASGTNLCYIGVEVDSRTDRIIVMSAIDNLMKGQAGQAVQCLNLMMGWNETLGLPQLSFYP, encoded by the coding sequence ATGGGTGATGTGGGACGCGTGCCCGTTGGGATTATTGGCGCGTCGGGTTATGGCGGCGTACAGCTAGTACGGCTTCTGATTGACCATCCAGGAGTTGAACTTGTCTATTTGGGTGGAGAGAGCAGTGCTGGACAGGCGTTTGCTGAGCTTTACCCCCATCTCAACCATCGAGTTGACTTGGTCATCGAACCGATTGATCTCGATCAGATTGCTAAACGCTGCCAGGTTGTCTTTTTGTCTTTGCCGAACGGCTTAGCCTGTCAAATGGCACCTACATTGTTGGAGAAAGGGTGCAAGGTCTTAGATCTATCCGCAGACTACCGATTTTCCAATTTAGAAACCTACGAGAATTGGTACGGGAAGACCCGCACCGATCAAGCGATCGCAGAAACGGCAGTGTATGGATTGCCTGAGCTATATCGCGATCGCATTGCCGAGGCGCAACTGGTAGGTTGTCCAGGTTGTTATCCCACAGCTAGCTTATTGGCTCTCTCTCCTTTATTGAAGCAAGGGTTGATTGTCCCTGAAACTGCTGTGATCGATGGCAAGTCAGGCACTTCTGGTGGAGGGCGGCAAGCCAAGACGAATCTCCTTTTGGCAGAAGCGGATAACTCTCTCTCTGCCTATGGAGTCGCACGCCATCGCCACACCCCAGAAATTGAAGAGGTCTGTAGTGACTTGGCGGGTCATGAAGTGTTAGTGCAGTTTACGCCCCACCTAATTCCGATGGTTCGCGGTATTTTGTCTACCGTGTATGCAACGCTGCGAGATCCGGGTCTAGTGCGTGAGGATTTACTCACAATTTACATGGCTTTTTACCGCTCCTCACCTTGGGTAAAAATATTGCCCAGTGGTGTATATCCGCAAACTAAGTGGGCCAGTGGTACTAACCTCTGTTACATCGGTGTAGAGGTAGACTCACGCACCGATCGCATTATTGTGATGTCTGCGATCGACAATTTGATGAAAGGTCAAGCAGGACAAGCAGTCCAATGCCTGAACTTGATGATGGGCTGGAATGAAACTTTAGGATTGCCACAGTTAAGCTTTTATCCCTAA
- the ribBA gene encoding bifunctional 3,4-dihydroxy-2-butanone-4-phosphate synthase/GTP cyclohydrolase II has translation MKSPQTALTQPSKFDAIDAALADLKAGRAIVVVDDENRENEGDVICAAQFATPDMINFMAVEARGLICLAMTGDRLDELDLPLMVTNNTDSNQTAFTVSIDASPQLGVSTGISAEDRARTIQVAINPATHPEDLRRPGHIFPIRAREGGVLKRAGHTEAAVDLARLAGLYPSGVICEIQNPDGSMARLPELVEYARTHQLKIVSIADLISYRLQHERFVGRETIAELPTEFGNFQIYAYRNALDNSEHVAIVKGDPSQFGDKTVMVRMHSECLTGDALGSLRCDCRMQLQAALKMIENVGQGVVVYLRQEGRGIGLINKLKAYSLQDLGLDTVEANERLGFPADLRNYGVGAQILNDLGVKKICLVTNNPRKIAGLKGYGLEVADRVPLLIEATPYNSTYLETKATKLGHMLLQTYLMTVAIHWQEQPKSATERYERLEKLRHLVDTHDLLLQEEARPVAIALFGKPSLTVHVGFDQANVAAADWYHQPTHPYVQAIARILDDLASWPQIQKLEFLISPGSDPFKSLQVQLDRHTFALSQLPSAVCEHLETQIIYSFSADAASSAA, from the coding sequence GTGAAATCGCCTCAAACCGCCTTAACCCAACCTTCCAAGTTTGATGCTATTGATGCTGCTCTGGCTGACCTCAAGGCAGGTCGTGCCATTGTCGTGGTCGATGATGAAAACCGGGAAAACGAGGGAGATGTCATTTGTGCAGCTCAATTTGCTACACCTGACATGATCAACTTCATGGCGGTGGAAGCGCGAGGATTGATTTGCTTGGCGATGACGGGCGATCGCCTTGATGAGTTGGACTTGCCTTTGATGGTTACGAACAACACCGATAGTAACCAGACCGCCTTTACGGTTAGCATTGATGCGTCGCCTCAGTTAGGGGTTAGCACTGGAATTTCGGCAGAGGATCGCGCTCGGACAATTCAAGTGGCTATCAACCCAGCTACTCACCCCGAAGACTTACGCCGCCCCGGACATATTTTTCCTATCCGAGCTAGAGAAGGTGGAGTACTGAAGCGCGCAGGTCATACCGAAGCAGCCGTTGACTTGGCTCGTTTGGCAGGGCTGTACCCTTCCGGCGTGATCTGCGAGATTCAAAATCCGGATGGCTCAATGGCTCGGTTGCCAGAACTAGTTGAATATGCCCGCACCCATCAGCTCAAAATTGTCAGCATTGCCGACCTGATCAGTTATCGCTTGCAGCATGAGCGCTTTGTAGGCCGAGAAACCATTGCGGAGCTGCCGACAGAATTTGGCAACTTCCAGATCTACGCTTACCGCAACGCCCTCGACAATTCGGAGCATGTGGCGATCGTTAAAGGTGACCCTAGCCAGTTCGGTGACAAAACGGTGATGGTGCGGATGCACTCGGAATGTTTAACGGGAGATGCTCTAGGTTCCCTCCGTTGTGATTGCCGGATGCAACTCCAAGCTGCCCTAAAAATGATTGAGAACGTGGGTCAGGGCGTCGTGGTTTATCTGCGGCAAGAAGGTCGAGGTATTGGCTTAATCAATAAGTTAAAGGCTTACTCGTTACAAGATTTAGGGCTAGATACCGTCGAAGCCAACGAGCGATTGGGCTTCCCTGCTGACCTACGAAATTATGGAGTAGGAGCGCAAATCCTGAATGACTTGGGCGTGAAGAAGATTTGTCTGGTGACCAACAACCCACGCAAGATTGCAGGATTAAAGGGTTATGGCTTAGAAGTAGCCGATCGCGTCCCCCTCTTAATTGAAGCGACTCCCTACAACTCTACTTATCTCGAAACCAAAGCCACCAAGCTAGGCCACATGCTATTGCAGACTTACTTGATGACGGTGGCGATTCATTGGCAAGAGCAGCCTAAGTCTGCCACGGAGCGTTACGAGCGTTTAGAGAAATTGCGGCACTTGGTAGATACCCATGACTTGTTGTTGCAGGAAGAAGCCCGTCCCGTTGCGATCGCCCTTTTTGGCAAACCTTCGCTTACGGTACATGTAGGTTTCGACCAAGCCAACGTAGCTGCTGCCGATTGGTATCATCAACCCACGCACCCTTATGTCCAAGCGATCGCCAGAATTCTGGATGATCTAGCTAGCTGGCCGCAAATTCAAAAACTTGAGTTTCTGATTTCTCCCGGATCTGACCCGTTCAAGAGCTTGCAAGTTCAGCTAGATCGCCACACGTTTGCTTTGAGTCAACTGCCTTCTGCGGTTTGTGAGCATCTAGAAACTCAAATCATTTATAGCTTCTCGGCAGATGCCGCTTCCTCTGCTGCCTAA
- the trmFO gene encoding FADH(2)-oxidizing methylenetetrahydrofolate--tRNA-(uracil(54)-C(5))-methyltransferase TrmFO translates to MHSSLSTTGTSAIHVIGGGLAGTEAAWQIAQAGIPVVLHEMRPERLSPAHHSEHLAELVCSNSFGAQSSDRAAGLLHEELRRLGSIIIGKADEHAVPAGGALAVDRGQFSQNLTETLSSHPLIELSRGEIHEFPAEGIAVLTTGPLTSPDLAEALRHFTGLEYMNFFDAASPIVTGESVNFDIAFRASRYDRGEAAYLNCPMNREQYLHFWKELCQAEQAELKDFDRETAKFFEGCLPIEEMAKRGEDTMRYGPLKPVGLFDSRKGDFRAPENQTHRPYAVIQLRQEDKAGQLWNMVGFQTNLRWGEQKRVFRLIPGLENAEFVRMGVMHRNTFINAPELLSSTLQFKQRQTLLAAGQLVGTEGYTAAAAGGWLAGTNAARLARGLDPIALPRTTMMGALFEFISSASPKHFQPMPPNFGILPELEKRIRNKQERYGCYRDRALADLSGWGTQHQISLNQSECLASV, encoded by the coding sequence GTGCATAGTTCGCTCAGCACCACTGGCACCTCAGCAATTCACGTTATTGGGGGAGGCTTGGCAGGGACCGAAGCGGCTTGGCAAATTGCTCAAGCTGGAATTCCCGTCGTTTTGCATGAGATGCGACCGGAGCGCTTAAGCCCAGCCCACCACAGTGAACACTTGGCCGAGCTGGTCTGTAGCAACTCTTTTGGTGCCCAATCCAGCGATCGCGCTGCGGGTCTCCTGCACGAAGAACTGCGCCGTTTGGGTTCCATCATCATTGGCAAAGCCGATGAACATGCAGTCCCCGCAGGTGGGGCTTTGGCAGTCGATCGCGGTCAGTTCAGCCAAAACCTGACGGAAACTCTGTCTAGTCACCCCCTAATCGAATTGAGTCGAGGCGAAATTCACGAATTTCCGGCTGAAGGCATCGCGGTTCTCACCACTGGCCCACTCACCAGTCCCGATCTGGCAGAAGCGTTGCGGCACTTCACGGGGTTGGAGTACATGAACTTCTTTGATGCAGCCAGTCCGATTGTGACCGGAGAATCGGTCAACTTCGACATCGCCTTTCGTGCCTCTCGCTACGATCGCGGCGAAGCTGCTTATCTGAACTGCCCCATGAACCGGGAGCAGTATCTCCACTTCTGGAAAGAGTTGTGCCAAGCGGAGCAAGCGGAACTCAAGGACTTCGATCGCGAAACCGCTAAATTCTTTGAGGGCTGTCTCCCGATTGAAGAAATGGCCAAACGAGGGGAAGACACTATGCGCTATGGCCCCCTCAAGCCTGTAGGCTTATTCGACTCCCGTAAAGGCGACTTCCGCGCCCCGGAGAACCAAACTCATCGGCCTTACGCGGTGATCCAACTGCGCCAAGAAGATAAAGCGGGACAGCTTTGGAATATGGTGGGCTTCCAAACCAATCTGCGCTGGGGTGAGCAGAAGCGAGTCTTTCGCTTGATTCCAGGACTGGAAAATGCTGAATTTGTCCGTATGGGCGTGATGCACCGCAATACGTTTATCAACGCCCCAGAGTTGCTATCGTCCACTTTGCAGTTCAAGCAACGGCAAACTCTACTTGCCGCAGGTCAGCTAGTCGGCACAGAAGGCTATACTGCTGCTGCTGCTGGCGGTTGGCTAGCAGGAACCAATGCCGCTCGCTTGGCTCGTGGTCTAGATCCGATCGCCCTACCTAGGACTACGATGATGGGTGCGTTGTTCGAGTTCATTAGCTCTGCTTCGCCCAAGCATTTCCAACCGATGCCGCCTAATTTTGGTATTTTACCTGAACTAGAAAAGCGCATCCGCAACAAGCAAGAGCGTTATGGTTGCTATCGCGATCGCGCCCTAGCTGATTTATCTGGTTGGGGCACACAACACCAAATTTCTCTCAACCAGTCAGAATGTTTGGCTAGCGTCTGA
- a CDS encoding murein hydrolase activator EnvC → MTLIQPLNLNNPWAWLNLVKWFKCALVFSVVFSLWLSGLAAPTYATPTAPIQVAQTVAQTDGALETLQEQQKLVEKQRSEIQKERDRIQKQEKAAKNRIGTLRQNLQVTDVQIKDNQYRLQLAKKQLKELQADLAIAERTYQKSQSAAVARLRFLQRQQGGQGWAVLLQSQNLNDFLDRRYRLRKVYQADRNGLAKLTAESRDLVAQKQQVEQKKNQIALLAQQLLVQQSELQAQSRSEQELVERLRSDQSALEAAEAQLAQDSESLTQLILQRVAEQRAKEAKEAAAGQGSIVIRGTGLMSIPSDGPITSGFGWRTHPILGYERFHSGTDFGADYGSTIRAANAGIVIYAGWYGGYGNAIVIDHGNDITTLYGHASELYVAEGQVVQRGQAIASVGSTGLSTGPHLHFEVRQAGEPVDPMNYF, encoded by the coding sequence GTGACGTTGATTCAGCCCCTCAACCTTAATAATCCTTGGGCTTGGCTAAATTTGGTCAAGTGGTTTAAGTGCGCTTTGGTTTTTAGCGTAGTTTTTAGCCTTTGGCTGAGTGGCCTAGCTGCCCCCACCTATGCAACTCCAACAGCACCGATCCAAGTTGCCCAAACGGTGGCTCAAACTGATGGAGCGCTGGAAACCTTACAGGAGCAGCAAAAACTAGTCGAGAAACAACGCTCTGAGATTCAGAAAGAGCGCGATCGCATTCAGAAGCAAGAAAAAGCTGCCAAGAATCGGATTGGTACTCTCCGCCAAAACTTGCAAGTGACCGATGTACAAATTAAAGACAATCAATATCGGTTGCAGTTAGCCAAAAAGCAACTCAAAGAATTGCAAGCGGATTTGGCGATCGCTGAACGTACTTACCAGAAAAGCCAATCGGCGGCAGTGGCTCGCTTACGATTTCTCCAGCGACAGCAGGGGGGCCAGGGTTGGGCAGTGCTGCTGCAAAGCCAAAACTTGAATGATTTTTTGGATCGTCGCTACCGACTGAGAAAGGTTTATCAAGCCGATCGCAATGGTTTAGCTAAGCTAACTGCGGAGTCACGAGATCTCGTAGCTCAAAAACAACAAGTGGAACAGAAAAAAAATCAGATTGCTCTCCTCGCCCAACAACTGTTAGTACAACAATCAGAGTTGCAAGCTCAATCTCGCTCAGAGCAGGAACTAGTAGAGCGCCTGCGTTCTGATCAATCGGCTTTAGAGGCCGCAGAAGCTCAACTAGCCCAGGATTCTGAGAGTTTAACTCAGCTAATTTTGCAGCGAGTGGCTGAGCAAAGAGCAAAAGAAGCTAAAGAAGCAGCCGCAGGTCAAGGCAGCATTGTGATCCGGGGTACAGGTCTGATGAGCATTCCCTCAGATGGCCCGATCACCAGTGGCTTTGGCTGGCGGACGCATCCGATTTTAGGCTACGAACGGTTTCACTCTGGAACTGATTTTGGGGCTGACTACGGCAGTACGATTCGGGCCGCTAACGCAGGGATTGTGATCTATGCAGGCTGGTATGGCGGTTATGGCAACGCTATTGTCATCGACCACGGCAACGACATCACCACGCTTTACGGGCATGCCAGCGAGCTTTATGTAGCAGAAGGACAGGTGGTACAGCGCGGACAGGCGATCGCATCCGTTGGTTCCACAGGACTCTCGACTGGGCCACACCTACACTTTGAAGTTCGCCAAGCTGGGGAACCTGTAGATCCGATGAACTATTTTTGA
- the psb30 gene encoding photosystem II reaction center protein Ycf12/Psb30, which translates to MDFLSGLAGNINFEAIAQLTFVALIMLAGPAVIFVLAARRGDL; encoded by the coding sequence ATGGATTTTCTGTCTGGTCTCGCTGGCAACATCAACTTCGAGGCGATCGCGCAACTTACCTTCGTAGCGCTGATTATGCTTGCTGGTCCTGCTGTCATTTTCGTGCTGGCAGCGAGAAGGGGCGACCTCTAG
- a CDS encoding YkgJ family cysteine cluster protein, translating into MPTWRCVKYCGACCHLDPSDRPDLDQYLSGDELALYLSMVGEDGWCIHFDHNSRECSVYDTRPRFCRVQADVFQDLYDVEPEELNDFAIDCCEQQIEAVYGDRSIEMLKFEREIGVIH; encoded by the coding sequence ATGCCGACTTGGCGTTGTGTCAAATATTGTGGGGCTTGCTGTCATCTTGACCCTAGCGATCGCCCTGATTTAGATCAATATTTATCGGGAGACGAGCTAGCCCTTTATCTCAGCATGGTGGGGGAGGATGGTTGGTGCATTCACTTCGACCACAACAGTCGTGAATGCAGCGTTTATGACACTCGCCCTCGCTTCTGTCGGGTGCAAGCCGATGTGTTTCAAGATTTATACGATGTTGAGCCGGAAGAACTCAACGACTTTGCCATTGATTGCTGTGAGCAGCAAATTGAAGCGGTGTATGGCGATCGCAGTATAGAAATGCTGAAATTTGAGCGCGAGATTGGCGTGATTCATTGA
- a CDS encoding TMEM165/GDT1 family protein, translated as MQLSSRPTSLSVPISPATQSLMQQLSEPEPVHTTLIEEVELPQQAKAPRMSEDHQERWQGFGVFCSTFVTIFLAELGDKTQVTTLLMSAESQSPWIVFMGAALALITTSLLGVIVGRWLANRLSPKTLETAAGAALLLVSVSLLWDVVHF; from the coding sequence GTGCAATTATCCTCCCGCCCTACCAGCCTATCTGTCCCAATTTCGCCTGCTACCCAGTCCTTGATGCAGCAACTGAGTGAGCCAGAACCTGTTCACACAACTCTAATTGAAGAAGTGGAATTACCACAGCAGGCTAAGGCTCCGCGTATGTCTGAGGATCATCAGGAGCGTTGGCAAGGATTTGGGGTATTTTGCTCCACCTTCGTCACTATTTTTCTGGCAGAGTTAGGCGACAAAACGCAGGTAACGACGCTATTGATGAGTGCCGAATCTCAGTCGCCCTGGATTGTGTTTATGGGAGCGGCATTAGCCTTGATTACAACTAGTCTCCTAGGTGTGATTGTGGGGCGTTGGTTAGCAAATCGGCTCTCACCCAAAACTTTAGAAACGGCTGCGGGGGCGGCTCTGTTGTTGGTCTCTGTTTCCCTGCTATGGGATGTTGTGCATTTTTAG
- a CDS encoding TMEM165/GDT1 family protein, protein MDWHLLGLSFITIFLSELGDKSQVAAIALSGSSKSPRAVFFGTAAALLLASLLGVLLGHGAAHLLPTRLVKAIAALGFAVMAVRLLWPSADLPPDAEEVS, encoded by the coding sequence ATGGATTGGCACCTGCTCGGACTGAGTTTCATTACTATTTTCTTGTCAGAATTAGGCGACAAAAGTCAGGTCGCTGCGATCGCCCTCAGCGGTAGCTCCAAGTCTCCACGGGCTGTGTTTTTTGGAACGGCAGCAGCGTTGCTACTTGCTAGCTTACTAGGAGTTTTGCTGGGCCACGGGGCTGCTCATCTCTTGCCAACTCGACTGGTCAAGGCGATCGCGGCTTTAGGGTTTGCGGTGATGGCAGTGCGGCTGCTCTGGCCTAGTGCTGATTTACCCCCCGATGCTGAAGAGGTTTCCTGA
- a CDS encoding DUF2808 domain-containing protein: MSTPFSQAVTLADGTVYFAQPPRLLKATTTQSATYVWGATYYFTLDVPETAGEPLQKVTIAQREGIDALRYDLKDTQAFVGEPRGKRQAVALSEVIGDRKTRTVSVTFDPPIAPGQTVTVGLRPVRNPNISGVYLFGVTAFPAGEKAHGQFLGFGRLHFYEARDAWFFRDRWFH, from the coding sequence ATGAGCACGCCATTTAGTCAGGCTGTAACTCTAGCAGATGGTACGGTTTACTTTGCGCAACCACCCCGCTTATTGAAGGCCACGACCACGCAGAGCGCTACCTATGTTTGGGGAGCCACTTATTATTTCACCTTGGATGTGCCAGAAACTGCGGGGGAACCTCTACAGAAGGTGACGATCGCGCAGCGAGAAGGAATTGATGCCTTGCGCTACGACCTGAAAGACACCCAAGCTTTTGTGGGTGAACCTAGAGGCAAGAGACAAGCAGTGGCTTTAAGTGAAGTAATAGGCGATCGCAAAACGCGGACAGTTTCAGTGACATTCGATCCGCCGATCGCTCCGGGGCAAACTGTGACGGTAGGGCTGCGTCCGGTTCGTAATCCCAACATTAGCGGGGTCTACCTGTTTGGTGTCACAGCTTTTCCAGCAGGCGAAAAGGCGCATGGGCAATTTTTAGGCTTTGGCCGACTGCACTTTTATGAAGCGCGTGATGCTTGGTTTTTCCGCGATCGCTGGTTTCACTGA